The Bemisia tabaci chromosome 8, PGI_BMITA_v3 genome has a segment encoding these proteins:
- the LOC109039113 gene encoding cyclopropane-fatty-acyl-phospholipid synthase produces MLDSSSLSIFQDVLSEQADIQLNGTRPWDPKILHPDCYERCIRDGSLGFGESYMDGWWECEQLDGFCYRVLKARLDEFQPHSIHDVIKMIYDRFFNPRAKTVIKHLPIRMNDIINVLSVRFFNLQTKSLAWKVNELHYNLGNDLFVRMLGPHMQYSCGYWRNATTFEESEENKVRLICEKLHLEPGMRVLDIGCGFGGLAAYMARNYDVSVTGITLSKEQARFAREHCKGLDVTILLRDYRDLEGQFDRVVSVEMIEHVGPKNYANFFDVVDRCLGPDGIFVLHVISSNRTVEKHDDWFDKYLFPNGCFPSLKQLAEASEPFFVVEDLHNIGADFDKTMMAWCERFVDAWPEISQSYDERFKRMFIYYLNCAAGGFRARRVQVWHVVFSRGREGGLCVPR; encoded by the coding sequence ATGCTCGATTCCTCTTCTCTCTCGATCTTTCAAGATGTTCTCTCCGAGCAGGCCGACATTCAACTCAACGGAACGCGTCCGTGGGACCCCAAAATACTCCACCCTGATTGTTATGAGCGATGTATCAGAGATGGTTCTTTGGGATTCGGTGAGAGTTACATGGACGGCTGGTGGGAATGCGAGCAACTCGATGGCTTCTGTTATAGAGTCTTAAAGGCTCGCCTGGATGAATTTCAACCACACAGCatccatgacgtcatcaaaatgaTCTACGATCGGTTTTTCAATCCCCGAGCGAAAACAGTAATCAAACATCTACCTATTCGGATGAACGACATTATCAACGTTTTGTCTGTTAGGTTTTTCAATCTCCAAACGAAATCTCTGGCGTGGAAAGTGAACGAATTGCACTACAATCTCGGGAACGATCTCTTCGTTCGGATGTTGGGTCCGCACATGCAGTACTCGTGCGGCTATTGGCGGAACGCGACGACTTTCGAGGAATCGGAGGAGAATAAAGTTCGCCTGATCTGCGAGAAGCTTCACCTGGAGCCAGGGATGCGTGTCCTGGACATCGGTTGCGGTTTCGGGGGGTTGGCCGCGTACATGGCTCGGAACTATGACGTCAGCGTGACAGGGATCACCCTCTCCAAGGAGCAGGCGAGGTTCGCCCGGGAGCACTGCAAGGGCCTCGACGTGACCATCCTCCTGAGGGACTACCGGGATCTGGAGGGACAGTTCGACCGTGTCGTCTCCGTCGAGATGATCGAGCACGTGGGCCCGAAGAACTACGCGAACTTTTTCGACGTGGTCGACCGCTGCCTCGGCCCTGACGGGATCTTCGTCCTGCACGTGATCTCGTCGAACAGAACCGTCGAGAAACATGACGACTGGTTCGACAAGTATCTCTTCCCCAACGGGTGCTTTCCGTCCCTCAAGCAGCTTGCCGAGGCCAGCGAGCCCTTCTTCGTCGTGGAGGATCTGCACAACATCGGCGCCGATTTCGACAAGACCATGATGGCGTGGTGCGAGCGTTTCGTCGACGCTTGGCCGGAGATCTCGCAAAGCTACGATGAGCGTTTCAAGCGGATGTTCATATACTATCTCAATTGTGCCGCTGGTGGGTTCCGCGCTCGAAGAGTTCAAGTTTGGCATGTTGTCTTCAGCCGCGGGAGAGAGGGTGGATTGTGCGTTCCTCGCTGA